In a genomic window of Streptococcus oralis subsp. tigurinus:
- the adcA gene encoding zinc ABC transporter substrate-binding lipoprotein AdcA: MKKLSLLLASLCALFLVACSNQKQADGKLNIVTTFYPVYEFTKQVAGDTANVELLIGAGTEPHEYEPSAKAVAKIQDADTFVYENENMETWVPKLLESLDKKKVKTIKATGDMLLLPGGEEEEGDHDHGEEGHHHEYDPHVWLSPVRAIKLVEHIRDSLSADYPDKKETFEKNASAYIEKLQALDKAYTDGLSQAKQKSFVTQHAAFNYLALDYGLKQVSISGLSPDAEPSAARLAELTEYVKKNKIAYIYFEENASQALANTLSKEAGVKTDVLNPLESLTEEDTKAGENYISIMEKNLKALKQTTDQEGPEIEPEKEENTKTVHNGYFEDADVKDRTLSDYAGNWQSVYPFLEDGTFDQVFDYKAKLTGKMTKDEYKAYYRKGYQTDVTKINITDNTMEFVQGGQSKKFTYKYVGKKILTYKKGNRGVRFLFEATDADAGQFKYVQFSDHNIAPVKAEHFHIFFGGTSQEALFEEMDNWPTYYPDNLSGQEIAQEMLAH; the protein is encoded by the coding sequence ATGAAAAAACTGAGCTTACTACTAGCTAGTCTATGTGCCTTGTTTTTAGTGGCTTGTTCCAATCAAAAGCAGGCAGATGGGAAGCTAAATATCGTGACAACCTTTTACCCTGTCTACGAATTTACCAAGCAAGTCGCAGGAGATACTGCTAATGTAGAACTTCTAATCGGTGCTGGTACAGAACCTCACGAATACGAACCGTCCGCCAAGGCAGTTGCTAAAATCCAAGACGCAGATACCTTCGTCTATGAAAATGAAAATATGGAAACTTGGGTTCCAAAATTGCTAGAATCCTTGGATAAGAAAAAAGTGAAAACTATCAAGGCGACAGGTGATATGTTACTTTTGCCAGGTGGTGAGGAAGAAGAGGGAGACCATGACCATGGAGAAGAAGGCCATCACCATGAGTACGATCCCCATGTTTGGTTATCACCAGTTCGTGCCATCAAACTAGTAGAACATATCCGTGACAGCTTGTCAGCAGATTATCCTGATAAAAAAGAGACTTTTGAGAAGAATGCGTCTGCCTATATCGAAAAATTGCAAGCCTTGGATAAGGCCTACACAGATGGCTTGTCTCAAGCTAAACAAAAGAGCTTTGTGACCCAGCACGCTGCCTTTAACTACCTTGCCTTGGACTACGGTCTCAAGCAAGTATCTATCTCAGGTCTCTCACCAGATGCAGAGCCATCAGCAGCACGTTTGGCAGAATTGACAGAGTACGTCAAGAAAAATAAAATCGCCTATATCTACTTTGAAGAGAATGCCTCTCAAGCCCTTGCTAATACCCTTTCCAAAGAGGCAGGTGTCAAAACAGATGTCCTCAATCCTTTAGAAAGTCTGACAGAAGAGGACACCAAGGCGGGAGAAAATTACATCTCTATCATGGAGAAAAACCTCAAGGCTTTGAAACAAACAACAGACCAAGAAGGACCAGAAATCGAGCCAGAGAAGGAAGAAAACACCAAAACAGTTCACAATGGTTACTTTGAGGATGCAGATGTCAAAGACCGCACCTTGAGTGACTATGCAGGTAACTGGCAGTCGGTCTATCCTTTCCTTGAGGATGGAACTTTTGATCAAGTCTTTGATTACAAGGCTAAGTTGACTGGCAAGATGACCAAAGATGAGTACAAGGCCTACTATAGAAAAGGCTATCAGACAGATGTGACTAAGATCAACATTACGGATAATACTATGGAATTTGTTCAAGGTGGACAAAGTAAGAAATTCACCTACAAGTATGTCGGCAAGAAAATTTTGACTTATAAGAAAGGCAATCGTGGGGTGCGCTTCCTTTTTGAAGCGACAGATGCGGACGCTGGACAGTTCAAGTATGTTCAGTTTAGTGACCACAATATCGCCCCAGTCAAGGCAGAACATTTCCATATCTTCTTTGGAGGTACTAGCCAAGAAGCCCTCTTTGAAGAGATGGACAACTGGCCAACCTACTACCCAGATAACCTATCTGGACAAGAAATCGCCCAAGAAATGTTGGCGCATTGA
- a CDS encoding alpha-L-fucosidase — protein sequence MTKIKPHGPLPSQAQLAYLEDELAAFIHFGPNTFYDQEWGSGQEDPMRFNPTKLDAREWVRVLKETGFKKLILVVKHHDGFVLYPTAHTDYSVKASPWRDGKGDLLLEVSQAVTEFDMDMGVYLSPWDAHSPLYHVDREADYNAYYLAQLKEILSNPAYGNAGKFAEVWMDGARGEGAQKVNYEFETWFETIRDLQGDCLIFSTEGTSIRWIGNERGYAGDPLWQKVKPDQLGTEAELDYLQHGDPLGTLFSIGEADVSLRSGWFYHEDQDSKSLEELVEIYFHSVGRGTPLLLNIPPNQDGLFDEKDIQRLYEFAAYRDELYKEDLALGGTVSGPALSPDFACSHLTDGLETSSWASDAELPIQLELDLGAPKAFDVIELREDLNLGQRIAAFHVQVELDGVWQEFESGYTVGYKRLLRGSMVEAQKVRVIITEAQALPLLTKISLYKTPTLSKKEAVQQLEFSEKSLVVTKGENVHFTVKRRESSSPLEAKISIQPGTGVHGVAYRDEIQVLAFQVGETEKKLTLPTLYFAGDKNLDFYLNLTVDRQLVDQLQVQVS from the coding sequence ATGACGAAAATAAAACCGCATGGACCATTACCAAGTCAGGCCCAGCTAGCTTATTTAGAGGATGAACTAGCTGCCTTTATCCATTTTGGTCCCAATACCTTTTATGACCAGGAATGGGGAAGTGGGCAAGAGGATCCTATGCGTTTTAACCCGACCAAGTTGGATGCGCGTGAATGGGTTCGGGTGCTCAAAGAAACGGGTTTTAAAAAGCTGATTTTGGTGGTGAAGCATCATGATGGTTTTGTGCTCTACCCGACAGCACATACAGATTATTCGGTTAAGGCTAGCCCTTGGAGGGATGGAAAGGGGGACTTGCTCCTTGAGGTTTCCCAAGCTGTGACTGAGTTTGATATGGATATGGGAGTGTATTTATCTCCTTGGGATGCTCACAGTCCCCTCTATCACGTGGACCGAGAAGCGGATTACAATGCCTACTATCTGGCTCAATTGAAGGAAATCTTGTCAAATCCTGCCTATGGAAATGCTGGTAAGTTCGCTGAGGTGTGGATGGATGGTGCTCGAGGAGAAGGGGCTCAGAAGGTCAACTATGAGTTTGAGACTTGGTTTGAAACCATTCGTGACTTGCAGGGCGATTGTTTGATTTTCTCAACTGAGGGAACTAGTATTCGCTGGATTGGAAATGAACGAGGCTATGCAGGGGATCCCTTGTGGCAAAAAGTCAAGCCAGACCAGTTGGGGACAGAGGCGGAATTAGATTATCTACAGCACGGAGATCCCTTGGGGACGCTATTTTCAATCGGTGAGGCAGATGTTTCTCTTCGGTCAGGCTGGTTTTACCATGAGGATCAGGATTCCAAATCTCTCGAGGAATTGGTCGAAATCTACTTTCACTCGGTAGGGCGGGGAACTCCACTCTTGCTTAATATCCCACCGAACCAAGATGGCCTCTTTGATGAAAAGGATATCCAGCGTCTCTATGAATTTGCTGCCTACCGTGACGAGCTATATAAAGAAGATTTGGCTTTGGGAGGCACGGTATCTGGCCCTGCTCTATCACCAGACTTTGCCTGTTCTCATCTGACAGATGGGCTAGAGACCAGTTCATGGGCAAGTGATGCAGAGTTGCCAATCCAATTAGAGCTTGATTTAGGTGCACCTAAAGCTTTTGATGTGATTGAGTTAAGAGAAGATTTGAATTTGGGGCAACGTATAGCTGCTTTCCATGTTCAGGTAGAGCTGGATGGTGTCTGGCAGGAGTTTGAATCCGGCTATACTGTTGGCTATAAACGCCTTTTGCGAGGATCCATGGTAGAGGCTCAGAAGGTGCGTGTGATCATTACAGAGGCACAGGCTTTGCCTTTGTTGACCAAGATTTCACTCTATAAAACACCTACCTTGTCGAAAAAAGAAGCTGTTCAACAGTTAGAGTTTTCAGAAAAAAGTCTAGTTGTGACCAAGGGAGAAAATGTCCACTTTACAGTGAAGCGAAGAGAATCTAGCAGTCCTTTAGAAGCTAAGATTTCGATTCAACCAGGGACGGGTGTGCATGGTGTTGCTTATCGGGACGAGATTCAAGTCCTTGCGTTTCAAGTTGGCGAGACTGAAAAAAAGCTGACGCTACCAACCTTGTATTTTGCAGGCGATAAAAACTTAGATTTTTATCTAAATCTGACGGTAGATAGGCAGCTGGTTGACCAGCTTCAGGTCCAAGTTTCATAA
- a CDS encoding GH92 family glycosyl hydrolase produces the protein MKPLLETIDTRFGTASKHAFSRGNTLPYTGVPFGMNYFVPQTSDHEGAWFFDPHLPIFQGIRLTHQPSPWIGDYSWLLLTPVTGQLGGDSLFHRQSSYDMDKASFQPHYLKIFSLRFQIEIQLTPTCYGASIRLEQKQGKALSLYLHTADDLTVKQVDKRTLALRQEGETETNKNPLILFTALQMNTDILAMSQESGDWRIDLADSHAKIQLGTSFISPSQALLNLPQEDFNNCKSRAQADWKNLLHRFDIVETGEADRTFFDHCLYRLFLFPQTFYEVNESGQAIHMDFSTGTIKPGVLFSNNGFWDTFRTTFPLFALIIPEHYHRFLEGFLNSYRDTGFLPKWLAPDERGMMPGTLLDGIIADSACKEMAPDLEEELLQAMLETATKSDPLGINGRHGLAQYQELGYLSTDHHESVSHTLDYAYSDFCIASCSEKLGQNDIAQTYKVASQNYRHLFDAETGYMRARDSQGNFRPDFSPYSWGRDYAECSAIQATLGVLHDIPGLRQLMGGKENFSRYLLKICQDAPLFETTGYGYEIHEMSEMATAPFGQIAISNQPSFHIPYLFRYSDYPDYTALLIKTLRQKAFHPSWEAYPGDEDNGSLSAWYIWSALGFYPICPGKPSYDLGIPLFDHLRIYLAKENKWLDIHAEQNHSHFNFVKECRLDKAPVSSIQHQDLLKAEQLTFTLSWLPNHS, from the coding sequence ATGAAACCACTACTTGAAACCATCGATACCCGCTTTGGTACTGCTAGCAAGCATGCCTTTTCTCGGGGAAATACCCTGCCCTACACAGGCGTCCCTTTTGGGATGAATTATTTTGTACCCCAGACCAGTGACCATGAGGGAGCTTGGTTTTTCGATCCGCATCTGCCCATTTTTCAGGGAATTCGATTAACCCATCAGCCCAGTCCTTGGATTGGGGACTACTCTTGGCTCCTTCTGACACCTGTCACCGGCCAGCTTGGGGGAGATAGCCTCTTTCACCGTCAATCCTCCTATGATATGGATAAGGCCTCTTTCCAACCTCATTATCTGAAGATTTTCTCCCTGCGCTTTCAGATTGAAATCCAGCTCACACCGACTTGCTATGGCGCTTCTATTCGTTTGGAGCAAAAGCAAGGCAAGGCCCTATCCCTCTATCTTCACACAGCAGATGACTTGACAGTCAAGCAAGTAGATAAGCGGACTCTGGCCCTAAGACAAGAGGGCGAAACAGAGACCAATAAAAATCCGCTGATACTCTTTACTGCTCTACAAATGAATACGGATATTCTTGCTATGAGCCAAGAAAGTGGAGACTGGCGAATTGACCTCGCAGATAGTCATGCCAAGATTCAGCTAGGGACTTCTTTCATCTCCCCTTCTCAAGCACTGCTTAATCTACCTCAAGAAGATTTTAATAACTGTAAATCAAGGGCCCAAGCGGATTGGAAAAATCTCCTCCATCGTTTTGATATCGTGGAGACAGGGGAAGCCGACCGAACCTTTTTTGATCACTGCCTCTACAGACTTTTCCTCTTCCCACAGACATTTTATGAGGTGAACGAGTCAGGGCAGGCCATCCACATGGATTTTTCTACTGGCACTATCAAACCTGGTGTTCTCTTTAGCAACAATGGTTTCTGGGATACCTTCCGCACCACCTTCCCCCTCTTTGCCCTTATCATACCAGAACACTATCACCGCTTTCTAGAAGGTTTCCTCAATAGCTACCGCGATACTGGTTTTCTTCCAAAATGGCTAGCCCCAGATGAACGCGGCATGATGCCTGGCACTCTTTTAGACGGCATTATCGCAGATAGCGCCTGCAAGGAAATGGCCCCCGACTTGGAAGAAGAACTCCTCCAAGCCATGCTGGAGACAGCCACCAAGTCTGATCCTCTTGGCATCAACGGTCGCCACGGTTTAGCTCAATACCAAGAATTAGGTTATCTTTCAACCGACCACCACGAAAGCGTCAGCCACACCCTTGACTATGCCTATAGCGACTTTTGTATCGCCAGCTGTTCCGAAAAGCTTGGTCAAAATGACATCGCCCAAACTTATAAGGTCGCATCGCAGAATTACCGCCATCTCTTTGACGCCGAGACGGGCTACATGAGAGCGCGAGATAGTCAAGGCAACTTCCGACCAGACTTCTCTCCTTATAGTTGGGGACGTGACTACGCCGAATGTTCTGCTATTCAAGCGACTTTAGGCGTCTTACATGACATCCCAGGTTTGCGTCAACTGATGGGTGGAAAGGAAAACTTTAGCCGCTACCTTTTGAAAATCTGTCAAGATGCTCCTCTATTTGAAACAACTGGTTATGGTTACGAGATTCACGAGATGAGCGAGATGGCTACCGCTCCTTTTGGGCAAATCGCCATTTCCAACCAACCGAGCTTCCACATCCCTTATCTCTTCCGCTACAGCGACTACCCTGACTACACTGCTCTACTCATCAAAACCTTGCGTCAGAAAGCCTTTCACCCCAGCTGGGAAGCCTATCCTGGCGATGAGGACAATGGCAGTCTCTCTGCTTGGTACATCTGGTCAGCTCTTGGATTCTACCCGATCTGTCCGGGCAAGCCAAGTTACGATCTCGGAATTCCTCTCTTTGACCACCTCCGTATCTACCTAGCCAAGGAAAATAAATGGCTGGATATCCATGCCGAGCAAAACCACAGCCATTTCAACTTTGTCAAAGAATGCCGATTGGACAAGGCTCCTGTATCTAGCATTCAACACCAAGACCTCTTGAAAGCTGAGCAACTGACCTTCACCCTCAGCTGGCTACCAAATCACTCCTAA
- a CDS encoding glycoside hydrolase family 125 protein, with the protein MIYSKEIVREWLDEVAERAKDHPEWVDVFERCYTDTLDNTVEILEDGSTFVLTGDIPAMWLRDSTAQLRPYLHVAKRDALLRQTIAGLVKRQMTLVLKDPYANSFNIEENWKGHHETDHTDLNGWIWERKYEVDSLCYPLQLAYLLWKETGETSQFDDTFVAATKEILHLWTVEQDHNNSPYRFVRDTDRREDTLVNDGFGPDFAVTGMTWSAFRPSDDCCQYSYLIPSNMFAVVVLGYVQEIFAELDIADSQNIMADAKRLQAEIQEGIENYAYTTNSKGEKIYAFEVDGLGNASIMDDPNVPSLLAAPYLGYCHVNDEVYQATRRTILSPENPYFYQGEYASGLGSSHTFYRYIWPIALSIQGLTTTDKAEKKFLLDQLVACDGGTGVMHESFHVDDPTLYSREWFSWANMMFCELVLDYLDIR; encoded by the coding sequence ATGATTTATTCGAAAGAAATTGTTAGAGAATGGCTAGACGAAGTAGCGGAGCGGGCTAAGGACCATCCGGAGTGGGTGGATGTCTTCGAGCGTTGCTACACAGACACCTTAGACAATACAGTTGAGATATTGGAAGATGGTTCAACTTTTGTGCTCACAGGAGACATTCCCGCCATGTGGCTTCGTGACTCGACTGCCCAGCTTAGACCCTACCTTCATGTGGCTAAGAGAGATGCTCTTTTGCGCCAGACAATCGCTGGTTTGGTCAAGCGTCAGATGACCTTGGTGCTCAAGGATCCTTATGCCAACTCCTTTAACATTGAGGAAAACTGGAAGGGCCACCATGAGACTGACCACACGGACCTTAATGGCTGGATTTGGGAACGCAAGTATGAGGTGGACTCGCTTTGCTATCCTTTGCAGTTGGCTTATCTCCTTTGGAAAGAGACTGGTGAGACCAGTCAGTTTGATGACACTTTTGTCGCTGCGACCAAGGAAATCCTTCATCTCTGGACAGTAGAGCAGGACCACAACAACTCTCCATATCGTTTTGTCCGCGATACGGACCGCAGGGAAGATACTCTGGTAAATGATGGTTTTGGACCTGACTTTGCCGTGACAGGAATGACCTGGTCAGCTTTTCGTCCGAGTGATGACTGCTGCCAGTATAGCTATTTGATTCCGTCAAATATGTTTGCCGTAGTCGTCTTGGGGTATGTGCAAGAAATATTTGCAGAACTAGACATAGCTGATAGCCAAAACATCATGGCAGACGCTAAACGCCTGCAAGCAGAGATCCAAGAAGGTATTGAAAACTATGCCTACACCACCAACAGTAAGGGCGAAAAGATTTACGCCTTTGAAGTGGATGGCCTAGGAAATGCTAGCATCATGGATGATCCAAACGTCCCAAGTCTACTGGCTGCTCCCTATCTTGGTTACTGCCATGTGAATGACGAAGTGTATCAAGCGACTCGTCGTACCATTCTGAGCCCTGAAAATCCCTACTTCTACCAAGGAGAATACGCTAGCGGTCTCGGAAGTTCTCATACCTTCTATCGCTATATCTGGCCAATCGCCCTTTCTATCCAAGGCTTGACGACAACAGACAAGGCGGAGAAGAAATTCTTGCTCGATCAGCTCGTTGCCTGCGATGGTGGGACAGGTGTCATGCATGAAAGCTTCCACGTGGATGACCCAACACTTTACTCTCGTGAATGGTTCTCTTGGGCCAACATGATGTTCTGTGAGTTGGTACTGGATTACTTGGATATACGTTAA
- a CDS encoding alpha-mannosidase yields MENVVVHIISHSHWDREWYLPFESHRMQLVELFDNLFDLFENDPEFKSFHLDGQTIVLDDYLEIRPENRDKVQRYIDEGKLKIGPFYILQDDYLISSEANVRNTLIGQAECAKWGKSTQIGYFPDTFGNMGQAPQILQKSGIHVAAFGRGVKPIGFDNQVLEDEQFTSQFSEMYWQGADGSRVLGILFANWYSNGNEIPVDKDEALTFWRQKLSDVRDYASTNQWLMMNGCDHQPVQRNLSEAIRVANELFPDVTFVHSSFDDYVHAVESALPEQLSTVTGELTSQETDGWYTLANTSSSRIYLKQAFQENSNLLEQVVEPLTVITGGHNHKDQLTYAWKVLLQNAPHDSICGCSVDEVHREMETRFAKVNQVGNFVKTNLLNEWKGKIATHEAQSDHLFTVINTGLHDKVDTVSTVIDVATCDFKELHPTEGYKKMAALTLPSYRVEDLEGHAVEAKIEDLGANFEYDLPKDKFRQARIARQVRVTVPVHLAPLSWTTFQLLEGEQEHRDGIYQNGVIDTPFVTVSVDENITVYDKTTHEAYEDVIRFEDRGDIGNEYIYFQPKGTEPIYAELKGYEVLENTARFAKILLKHELTIPVSADEKLDAEQRGIIEFMTREAGRSEELTSVLLETEMTVFVDNPQIRFKTRFTNTAKDHRIRLLVKTHNTRPSNDSESIYEVVTRPNKPAASWENPENPQHQQAFVSLYDDEKGVTVANKGLHEYEILGDDTIAVTILRASGELGDWGYFPTPEAQCLREFEVEFTLECHQAGERFSAFRRAKAFQTPFTSLQVAKQEGSVAATGSLLSHAALSLPQVCPTAFKVAENEEGYVLRYYNMSQENVRISEHQQTILDLLERPYPVHSGLLAPQEIRTELIKKEEI; encoded by the coding sequence ATGGAAAATGTTGTTGTACATATTATTTCTCACAGCCACTGGGATCGTGAGTGGTATCTACCTTTTGAAAGCCACCGTATGCAGTTGGTGGAATTATTTGATAATCTTTTTGACCTTTTTGAAAATGACCCTGAGTTCAAGAGTTTCCACTTGGATGGACAAACTATTGTCCTAGATGACTACTTGGAAATTCGCCCTGAAAATCGCGACAAAGTCCAACGTTACATTGACGAAGGCAAACTCAAAATTGGTCCCTTTTACATCTTGCAGGATGATTACTTGATTTCAAGTGAAGCCAACGTCCGCAATACCTTGATTGGTCAAGCAGAATGTGCAAAATGGGGCAAATCCACTCAGATTGGTTACTTCCCAGATACCTTTGGAAATATGGGGCAAGCTCCCCAAATCCTTCAAAAATCAGGTATTCACGTGGCAGCTTTTGGGCGTGGTGTGAAGCCGATTGGATTTGACAACCAAGTCCTCGAAGATGAGCAGTTTACTTCCCAATTTTCAGAAATGTACTGGCAGGGTGCGGACGGAAGTCGTGTCCTCGGTATCCTCTTTGCCAACTGGTATAGTAATGGGAATGAAATCCCAGTTGATAAGGATGAGGCCCTGACTTTCTGGAGACAAAAATTGTCAGACGTACGTGACTATGCTTCGACCAACCAATGGTTGATGATGAACGGCTGTGACCACCAGCCTGTACAGCGAAATCTGAGCGAAGCCATTCGTGTGGCAAATGAACTCTTCCCAGATGTAACCTTTGTGCATAGTTCCTTTGATGACTATGTCCATGCAGTAGAAAGTGCCCTACCGGAGCAGTTATCTACGGTTACAGGTGAGTTGACGAGTCAAGAAACAGATGGTTGGTACACGCTTGCCAACACTTCCTCATCACGGATTTACCTTAAACAAGCCTTCCAAGAAAATAGTAACCTGCTAGAACAAGTGGTGGAGCCATTAACTGTCATCACTGGTGGGCACAACCATAAGGACCAGTTGACCTATGCTTGGAAAGTTCTTCTACAAAATGCGCCACATGACAGTATCTGTGGCTGTAGCGTGGACGAGGTTCACCGTGAGATGGAGACACGTTTTGCCAAGGTCAACCAAGTCGGAAACTTTGTGAAAACTAACCTTCTCAACGAGTGGAAGGGTAAAATCGCAACCCATGAAGCCCAAAGCGACCATCTCTTTACGGTTATCAATACAGGCTTGCATGATAAGGTTGATACGGTCAGCACAGTGATTGATGTGGCGACTTGTGATTTCAAAGAATTGCACCCAACAGAAGGCTATAAGAAGATGGCAGCCTTGACCTTGCCAAGCTACCGTGTTGAAGACTTGGAAGGACATGCTGTAGAAGCGAAAATCGAAGATTTGGGAGCTAATTTTGAGTATGATTTACCAAAAGACAAGTTCCGTCAGGCTCGTATTGCTCGACAAGTGCGCGTGACAGTCCCTGTTCATCTAGCACCTCTCTCTTGGACAACCTTCCAATTGCTTGAAGGAGAACAAGAACACCGTGACGGTATTTACCAAAATGGAGTGATTGATACGCCATTTGTAACGGTCAGTGTGGATGAAAACATCACGGTCTACGACAAGACAACTCATGAAGCTTATGAAGATGTTATTCGCTTTGAAGACCGTGGTGACATTGGAAATGAGTACATCTACTTCCAACCAAAAGGAACAGAGCCTATCTACGCAGAACTCAAAGGCTATGAGGTCTTGGAAAATACAGCACGTTTTGCCAAGATTTTGCTCAAGCATGAATTGACAATTCCAGTAAGTGCAGACGAAAAACTGGATGCGGAACAAAGAGGCATCATCGAGTTTATGACGCGTGAAGCTGGGCGCTCAGAAGAATTGACAAGCGTTCTTCTTGAAACAGAGATGACCGTCTTTGTTGACAATCCACAAATTCGTTTCAAGACTCGCTTTACTAACACAGCCAAGGACCACCGTATCCGTCTCTTGGTCAAGACTCATAACACACGTCCAAGCAATGACTCTGAAAGCATCTATGAGGTGGTGACACGACCAAATAAACCAGCTGCTTCTTGGGAAAATCCTGAAAATCCTCAACACCAACAAGCCTTTGTCAGTCTGTATGATGATGAAAAAGGGGTGACAGTGGCTAATAAAGGATTGCACGAGTATGAAATCCTTGGAGACGACACCATTGCAGTGACCATTTTGCGTGCATCAGGTGAGTTAGGTGACTGGGGTTACTTCCCAACACCAGAAGCTCAGTGCTTGCGTGAGTTTGAAGTTGAGTTTACACTTGAATGCCACCAAGCAGGGGAACGTTTCTCAGCTTTCCGTCGTGCCAAAGCCTTCCAAACACCATTCACTAGTCTTCAGGTTGCTAAACAAGAAGGAAGTGTTGCTGCGACTGGTAGCCTCTTGAGTCATGCGGCACTCAGCTTGCCACAAGTCTGCCCGACAGCCTTTAAGGTAGCTGAAAATGAAGAAGGATATGTACTTCGTTACTACAATATGAGCCAAGAAAATGTGCGCATATCTGAACACCAACAAACCATTCTTGACTTACTTGAGCGACCATATCCCGTTCATTCAGGACTATTGGCTCCACAAGAAATTCGTACAGAATTGATTAAAAAAGAAGAAATCTAA
- a CDS encoding ROK family protein, whose amino-acid sequence MTIATIDIGGTGIKFASLTPDGKILDKTSTPTPENLEDLLTWLDKCLSEQDYKGIAMSVPGAVNQETGVIEGISAVPYIHGFSWYEALAHHQLPVHLENDANCVGLSELLAHPEIENAACVVIGTGIGGAMIINGRLHRGRHGLGGEFGYMTTIAPAEKLNNWSQLASTGNMVRYVIEKSGQTDWDGRKVYQEAAAGNVLCQEAIERMNRNLAQGLLNIQYLIDPDVISLGGSISQNPDFIQGVKKAVGNFVDTYEEYTVAPVIQACTYHADANLYGALVNWLQEENQW is encoded by the coding sequence ATGACCATTGCAACGATTGATATCGGAGGGACTGGGATTAAGTTTGCCAGTCTGACTCCTGATGGAAAAATACTAGATAAGACAAGTACACCGACACCAGAAAACTTGGAGGATTTACTGACTTGGCTAGACAAATGCTTGTCAGAGCAAGATTATAAGGGCATTGCTATGAGCGTTCCAGGCGCGGTCAATCAAGAAACAGGTGTAATTGAGGGAATCAGTGCCGTACCTTACATCCATGGCTTTTCTTGGTATGAGGCTCTTGCTCATCATCAGCTACCTGTCCATCTAGAAAATGATGCCAACTGTGTTGGACTTAGTGAATTGCTGGCTCACCCAGAGATTGAAAATGCAGCCTGTGTCGTGATTGGGACAGGAATTGGCGGAGCTATGATTATCAATGGTAGGCTTCACCGAGGGCGACACGGCTTGGGGGGAGAGTTTGGCTACATGACAACCATTGCCCCAGCAGAAAAGCTCAATAACTGGTCGCAACTAGCTTCTACAGGGAACATGGTGCGATACGTGATTGAAAAATCTGGTCAGACTGACTGGGACGGACGCAAGGTTTACCAAGAGGCCGCAGCTGGCAATGTTCTTTGTCAAGAAGCCATTGAGCGTATGAACCGCAATCTGGCTCAAGGCTTGCTCAATATCCAGTATCTCATCGATCCAGATGTCATTAGCCTAGGTGGCTCCATCAGCCAAAACCCTGATTTTATTCAAGGTGTCAAGAAGGCTGTCGGTAACTTTGTCGATACCTACGAAGAATACACGGTCGCACCTGTTATCCAAGCTTGCACCTATCATGCAGATGCCAATCTCTACGGTGCCCTTGTCAACTGGCTACAGGAGGAAAACCAATGGTAA